TTATTTCTACAGTTATACAAACGTACAGGTGATGAGAAATGGCTAGCAAGAGCATTTGCCTTGCTCTCGATTATTCAGAGAAATGGAAGACCTACTTTATTTACTGGAGAGATGAGCCCTGCTCTCTATCTTGTTGATTGCTTAGAAGAGCGAGTTGACTTTCCATTTTTAGATAGTTTAGAGAGATCCAGTTCCGATATAAGTCAACTGAGGTCCACCATTGACCAGACAATGAGAGCTCCTATGAGGGGCTTTTTTTGTGGCTAAATTTCAGATAGATAGCCTTTAGGGTAAGACCTACAAAAGATTTAGACATTGTTCTTATAATGAAACCATCAGACGGATTTTTAAATACTCTTAAGAATTATGTAAAAGAGCGGGCTGGAAGCCTTGTAGGCCAGAGATTAATAAGCTCTGTTTACTTGGTAAGCAGTACTTTATATAAGTTGTTGAATATACATGCAAAGTGAGGCTTTTATTTGCTCAAATGACTTAAATTTTAGGTCAATTGACCGATGCGTGTTAAGCTGGTTTTATATGATTGATAAACTATTCGGCTCGAAAAATGCCGGCCACATTCTTCTTTATTTGTACCACTATGGTGAGGCTCATCCTCGTGGAATAGCTAAGGGGCTCGGAATTTCTCTGTCGTCAGTTCAAAATCAACTTGGGAGATTTGAGGATACAGGAGTTGTTGTTTCAAAGTTGATTGGCAATGTTCGCATCTATTTTTTTAATGGGAAATTCCCTATTACTAAACACCTATTAGAAATACTTAAGATAATTCATTCGTCTATGAGCAATGAAGACAAGGAAGAACTCTTTAGAGAAAGGTTACGGCCAAGAAGACCTGGCAAACCTGTTATTGGAAGAGGTCAAGATGATTGACTTTAAAACTTGTAATGAGGAAGAGCTTTGGAAGTATGTTGCTGTTGA
This sequence is a window from Halobacteriovorax sp. JY17. Protein-coding genes within it:
- a CDS encoding winged helix-turn-helix domain-containing protein, which codes for MIDKLFGSKNAGHILLYLYHYGEAHPRGIAKGLGISLSSVQNQLGRFEDTGVVVSKLIGNVRIYFFNGKFPITKHLLEILKIIHSSMSNEDKEELFRERLRPRRPGKPVIGRGQDD